A part of Paenibacillus donghaensis genomic DNA contains:
- a CDS encoding putative bifunctional diguanylate cyclase/phosphodiesterase, whose translation MAFIPKKPLFLILGFLAALQITLFSYYSLAEKRETRAELADLSSQAVMLSASIEERASIVKGISSFVQTVGFNAAPELYNNYLVTAYGNASHVLNLMIAPDGLIRYLYPLTGNSAILGKSIFLDPALSSPGLIQETIRSRQITIDGPRLLAQGSYGIVIRQAIYDGDSFSGMVSATLLIDDIVSQFQLKDSAVYVTAANRTFLFGSPVPQEGTQITAPLKIYNQNWIIASPLHPHKKWESLRSVLWIDLATLLILGFILYIIWHQSRFNRDLERVVNIRTQELRVSQQLYERLAHFDSLTEIPNRRYFMEQLEGLLQSAEPSQTYTLFFFDLNRFKEINDTLGHSTGDQVIRALAGRLKHRDLPYKLFARTGGDEFVMLFEDMPVDHIPLIARQISDCISEALHISGAQLSLSTSIGIALYPEHSLDKEDLLKFADFSMYEAKQREERNYFLFDSDLRERLQHKRLISKYLHSALEREEFVLYYQPQVNAVTGELIGLEALIRWNHPEKGLIGPGTFIAAVEEAGLMIQLTDWVLREVCRQLCEWRQDGMKLLRTSINISNSWFYNRNLMENLFDILQEYQLETDVLEFEITESTALLEEHYPLLQQMRDCGIVVSIDDFGTKYSSLNYLKHFPVNKIKIDRTFITGIGISSIDETIIESIVFVASQLGYDLIAEGVETAAQAEFLVRHDCPYIQGFLFFPPLPAAEIRRLAS comes from the coding sequence ATGGCTTTCATCCCTAAAAAGCCCCTATTCCTTATCCTTGGCTTCCTAGCCGCCCTTCAAATTACGTTGTTCTCCTATTATTCACTAGCGGAGAAGCGCGAAACCCGGGCCGAATTGGCCGACCTGTCCTCACAGGCGGTGATGCTGAGCGCAAGCATTGAAGAAAGGGCCTCCATTGTGAAGGGTATCAGCTCTTTTGTGCAAACGGTCGGCTTCAATGCTGCTCCTGAACTGTATAATAATTACTTGGTTACAGCCTACGGCAACGCCAGCCACGTGCTGAACCTGATGATTGCTCCAGACGGCCTGATCCGCTACCTCTATCCTCTCACCGGCAATTCGGCAATTCTCGGCAAAAGCATCTTTCTCGATCCTGCGCTTTCCTCACCCGGCTTAATTCAGGAAACGATACGATCCCGCCAGATCACTATTGATGGTCCGCGCCTGCTGGCTCAGGGCAGCTATGGCATAGTTATCCGCCAAGCTATTTATGATGGCGATTCCTTCAGCGGAATGGTCTCCGCCACTCTACTGATTGATGATATTGTCAGCCAATTCCAGCTGAAAGATTCAGCGGTCTATGTAACTGCGGCCAATCGCACTTTCTTGTTCGGCAGCCCTGTGCCCCAGGAGGGCACACAGATCACAGCACCGCTGAAGATCTACAACCAGAACTGGATCATAGCTTCGCCCCTGCATCCGCATAAGAAATGGGAGTCGCTGAGAAGCGTGCTGTGGATTGACCTTGCTACACTTCTGATCCTGGGCTTTATCCTCTACATCATTTGGCACCAGTCCCGCTTCAACCGTGACCTCGAGCGTGTGGTCAACATCCGTACCCAAGAGCTGCGTGTTTCGCAGCAGCTATATGAACGGCTGGCTCATTTCGACAGCCTGACAGAGATCCCGAATCGGCGTTATTTCATGGAGCAGCTGGAAGGTCTGCTGCAATCGGCAGAGCCGTCACAAACGTATACGCTGTTCTTTTTCGACCTCAACCGCTTTAAGGAAATCAATGATACGCTGGGGCATTCCACTGGCGATCAGGTTATCCGTGCTTTGGCGGGACGCCTGAAGCATAGGGATCTGCCCTATAAGCTGTTCGCACGGACAGGCGGCGATGAGTTCGTCATGCTGTTTGAGGATATGCCGGTTGATCACATCCCGCTGATAGCAAGGCAGATCAGTGACTGCATCTCCGAGGCACTCCATATCTCCGGCGCGCAGCTAAGTCTCTCCACCAGCATCGGGATCGCGCTCTATCCTGAACATTCGCTGGATAAAGAGGATCTGCTGAAATTTGCCGATTTCTCGATGTATGAGGCCAAGCAGCGGGAGGAACGCAACTATTTCCTGTTTGACTCCGATCTGCGCGAGCGGCTGCAGCACAAACGGCTAATCTCCAAATATCTCCACTCCGCTCTGGAGCGGGAGGAATTCGTGCTGTATTACCAGCCTCAGGTCAACGCCGTTACAGGCGAGCTGATCGGTCTGGAGGCACTGATCCGCTGGAATCATCCGGAGAAGGGGCTGATTGGACCTGGAACCTTCATCGCTGCTGTCGAGGAGGCCGGGCTGATGATTCAGCTTACGGATTGGGTGCTGCGCGAGGTATGCCGCCAGCTCTGCGAATGGAGGCAGGACGGCATGAAGCTGCTGCGCACATCGATCAACATCTCCAACAGCTGGTTCTACAACCGCAACCTGATGGAGAATCTATTTGATATCCTGCAGGAATACCAGTTGGAGACGGATGTGCTTGAATTTGAGATTACCGAGAGCACAGCGCTGCTGGAGGAGCATTATCCGCTGCTGCAGCAGATGCGTGACTGCGGAATTGTAGTCTCGATTGATGATTTCGGCACCAAATATTCCTCACTGAATTATTTGAAGCATTTTCCCGTGAACAAAATTAAAATTGACCGCACCTTTATCACAGGCATCGGCATCAGCTCCATTGACGAGACGATCATAGAGTCGATCGTGTTCGTGGCCTCCCAGCTGGGCTACGATCTGATTGCCGAAGGGGTGGAAACTGCCGCGCAGGCGGAATTCCTGGTGCGGCATGATTGCCCGTATATCCAAGGCTTCCTCTTCTTCCCGCCGCTGCCCGCAGCGGAGATCCGAAGATTGGCTTCATAA